Proteins encoded together in one Branchiostoma lanceolatum isolate klBraLanc5 chromosome 11, klBraLanc5.hap2, whole genome shotgun sequence window:
- the LOC136444469 gene encoding uncharacterized protein, producing the protein MFKAVFVCIIALATAKKYIVQPIENGVVFSQEIDIDQTNGLRTVSVPQHNSVAAAEIIHSYNDGLTLYCQTEEGKCFLMPLADRNEPGQAELQAGLDILQSERSGFLPDWETEVVVNKWAVVGRAERGSLSAVLAAFHADLPVYMVEKIDDSALTLGSSPAVHPASPLTRRQTCGNGADPVRQYAVSNPAGCEYLVFCNVDHTNGDYNECPRRHVLDQFFMACLCCPEHSTREQCIYCVNLE; encoded by the exons AAATACATAGTGCAGCCGATCGAGAATGGCGTAGTCTTCAGCCAGGAGATCGACATCGACCAGACGAACGGGTTGCGCACCGTCAGCGTGCCGCAGCACAACAGCGTGGCCGCCGCGGAGATCATCCACTCGTACAATGAC GGCCTGACCCTGTACTGTCAGACGGAGGAGGGGAAGTGTTTCCTGATGCCGCTGGCTGACCGGAATGAGCCGGGACAGGCTGAGCTTCAGGCCGGACTGGACATCCTACAG AGCGAGAGATCTGGATTCCTCCCTGACTGGGAGACCGAGGTTGTTGTGAATAAGTGGGCGGTGGTGGGCCGAGCAGAACGCGGCAGCCTCAGTGCCGTCCTGGCCGCCTTCCATGCCGACCTGCCCGTCTACATGGTGGAGAAGATCGACGACTCAGCACTCACGCTCGGCAGCTCCCCAG CCGTCCACCCGGCCTCCCCCCTGACTCGGCGTCAGACCTGCGGGAACGGTGCGGACCCGGTCCGACAGTACGCCGTCAGCAACCCCGCCGGCTGCGAGTACCTGGTCTTCTGTAACGTCGATCACACAA ATGGAGACTACAACGAGTGCCCCCGTCGTCACGTGCTGGACCAGTTCTTCATGGCGTGTCTGTGCTGCCCCGAGCACTCCACCCGCGAACAGTGCATCTACTGTGTCAATCTGGAGTAG